The following nucleotide sequence is from Peribacillus sp. ACCC06369.
AAAACTGGACTGAACCGAGTGAAAATCAATAACAGATTGTGAGATTTTCCACAATATCTTGCAATCTGTTTTTAAAATATATATACTACTATTAGTACCTAGTCATAATACTACGGATGGTGACCTTCAAATGCGAAGAAATAAGAAGGAACGCCAGCAATTATTAATCGAAACGATTAAACAGAATCCTTTTGTAACGGATGAGGAGCTGGCTGAAAAATATTCGGTGAGCGTCCAGACTATTAGGCTTGACCGTCTTGAATTATCGATACCGGAACTGCGTGAACGTATTAAAAACGTGGCCGAGAAGAAATTCAGTGACGAAATCAGGGCATTGCCTTTGGATGAAATCATCGGGGAAGTAATTGATCTTAATTTAGATGACAATGCAATTTCGATTTTGGATATAAATAAAGAGCATGTCTTTAAGCGGAATGGGATTGCAAGGGGACATCACCTTTTTGCCCAAGCAAATTCATTAGCTGTAGCGGTCATAAATGATGAACTGGCATTAACTGCAAAAGCATCCATTTTATTTACTCGTTCTGTAAAGGAAAATGAAAGAGTGGTAGCTAAAGCGAAGGTTAAAAACGTGGACCACACCAACGATCGATCCGTGGTGGAGGTTAGAAGCTACGTGGGTAATGAACTGGTTTTTAAAGGCGAGTTCGAAATGTATCGCTCTTAACTTTCTAGTAAAGGATGAAAGAAAATGAAAATAACAATAGATGCAATGGGTGGCGATAATGCTCCCAAAGCACAGGTTTTGGGAGCAATGAAAGCTGTCGAGACTTTTTCCGATGTGGAAATTACCTTGGTGGGAAATGAAGCCGAGATTAACCAATACTTAGCGAAACACGGTCGAATAAAGGTTGTACATACTGATGAAAAAATATTAAGTACCGATGAACCGGTTCGTGCGGTTCGCCGCAAGAAAAGCGCCTCGATGGTATTGGCGGCACAACAAGTCGCTGACGGAGAAGCCGATGCGTGCATTTCTTCAGGCAATACCGGTGCGCTAATGGCTGCAGGCCTGTTTGTTGTTGGAAGGATAGAAGGCATTGAACGTCCGGCTTTAGCTCCCACCCTTCCGACAATCGATGGTAAAGGTTTTGTACTTCTGGATGTAGGTGCGAACTCCGATGCGAAACCGGAGCATCTGCTTCAATTCGCCATAATGGGTTCTGTTTATGCCCAAAAAGTGCGGGGAATTGAAAAGCCCCGTGTCGGATTACTTAATATTGGAACGGAAGAAAAAAAGGGGAATGAACTGACTAAGCATGCCTTTACATTATTACAGCAATCACCGGAGATATCCTTTATAGGTAACGTAGAGGCCAGGGACCTCCTAAATGGGCCGGCAGATGTTGTCGTAACGGACGGATTCACGGGAAATATGGTGTTGAAGACACTAGAAGGTACTGCTATGGGTGTATTTAAAATGGTGAAAACGGCCTTGATGAGCAACATCAAGAGTAAGTTGGCTGCAGCAATGGTAAAGCCTGAACTAAAAGGCATTAAAAATAAAATGGATTATTCGGAGTATGGCGGTGCTGGCCTATTCGGTTTGAAGGCCCCTGTCATTAAGGCGCATGGTTCTTCAGATGCGAACGCAGTCTATAATGCAATACGCCAGACTCGCGATATGGTTGGCAATGACGTCATATCGACCATTGCAAAGACGATAGAAAAACAATAATAAATCTTAGTAGAGGCAGGGGAGTAACAAATGGGTAAAATTGCTTTTGTCTTTCCAGGACAAGGTTCACAGTCAATAGGAATGGGCCATGGCTTATTTCAGGAAAACGAGCGTGCTCAGCAAATTTTTCGAACAGCTGATGAAAAACTTGATTTTCCACTTTCCGAACTGATCTTTAACGGCACACAACAAGAATTAACGGTAACCTATAATGCGCAGCCAGCTCTATTGACCACGAGTTATGCCTTTGTCAAGGAGTTGCAAGAAGCGGGAATCAAACCCGATTATACAGCAGGGCATAGTTTAGGTGAATATACAGCTTTAGTGGCATCAGGTGCAATTTCTTTTGAAGATGCCGTTTATACTGTGCGTAAGCGTGGTGAATTCATGGAAGCTGCGGTACCGAATGGTCAAGGCTCAATGGCTGCGATACTGGGAATGGACCGTGAAGCTCTATCTGAAGTGACTTCTGAAATAACGGCCACAGGGGAATCCGTCCAATTAGCCAATATTAATTGTCCGGGGCAAATCGTCATTTCAGGTACTTCAGAAGGGGTTAAACTTGCAAGTGAAAAAGCTAAGGAGAATGGAGCTAAACGGGCTCTTCCTCTTGAAGTGAGTGGACCGTTCCACTCGGAGTTGATGAAACCGGCTGCAGAAAAGTTACAGGGGGTCCTAGATGAAGTTAGCTTCAAACAGGCAGAAATTCCTGTCATTTCAAATGTAACGGCCAAGCCGATTACTGCACCTGCTGAAATAAAAGAAAAATTAATCGAACAGTTGTATTCACCGGTACTTTGGGAGGACAGTGTAAAAAATCTCCTTGAATTGGGCGTGGATACGTTCATCGAGGTTGGCCCTGGGAAAGTATTGGGTGGATTAATTAAGAAAATTGATCGTTCCGTTCAAATTCACTCGGTTTCCGATATAGATACACTAACTAAAACTATTGAAACATTGAAGGGGGAACAAGCATGATCCTCGAAGGTAAAAAAGCACTTGTAACGGGAGCTTCACGAGGTATTGGCAGGGAAGTTGCTTTAGAACTTGCCCGTCAGGGAGCAGACGTTGCCATCAACTACTCTGGCAGTGAAGCTAAAGCGAATGAAGTGGTGGATGAAATCAAGGCATTGGGCCGTAAAGCATTTGCCGTCCAATGCGATGTTGCAAATAGTGAATCTGTGACAAGTATGATCAAGGAAGTTGTCGAACAGTTTGGCAGAGTCGATATTCTGGTTAATAATGCCGGTATCACACGTGACAACCTATTGATGCGCATGAAAGAAGAGGAATGGGATTCGGTGATCAATACGAATCTTAAAGGAGTGTTCCTTTGCACAAAAGCAGTCACAAGACAAATGATGAAGCAGCGCAGCGGCAGGATCATCAATATGGCATCGATCGTCGGCGTCAGCGGAAATGCAGGGCAGGCTAATTATGTAGCGGCCAAAGCTGGTGTGATCGGCCTGACTAAAACTACGGCAAAGGAACTTGCTTCAAGAGGCATTACGGTCAATGCGATTGCCCCCGGTTTCATCTCGACGGATATGACAGGGGAATTGCCTGAAGACGTCCAAAAAGCCATGTTGGCCCAAATTCCGCTTGCCCGGTTCGGTGACCCTAAAGATATCGCTGCAGTGGCGTCTTTCCTCGCTTCTGATGCCAGCAAATATATGACTGGGCAAACTCTTCATGTAGATGGCGGTATGGTCATGTAAGTTTCCTTTGATTTTTTTCAAAATTAATTTATAATGTTTTGAGGGGAGGTGAACACATTGGCAGATGTATTAGAAAGAGTAACTAAAATCGTTGTAGATCGTTTGAACGTAGAAGAATCAGAGGTAAAACTTGAAGCTTCTTTCAAAGAAGATCTTGGTGCCGATTCCCTAGATGTAGTTGAACTAGTCATGGAATTCGAAGACGAGTTCGATATGGAAATTTCGGACGATGACGCTGAAAAAATCGCCACAGTAGGTGATGCTGTGAATTACATACAAAGCACTATGTAATGAATTGTCATTTGACTAGAAGCTCCGTTTTTTAACGGGGCTTTCTCTTATTCTTAAAGAAGTTTGATGCAGAGGCGATAAGGCTCCGCCTGCATGGCAGTGGTCTTTTGCCATTAGTTTTCTTTAAGCGGATAATAATGTATGATGGTACATAGGAAAGCTTGACAGGAATTCCTGCCAGGTTTCTTTTTATATATAGGAAAAATATGTTTTTTGAACCGTTGTGGAGGGTTTTGTGTGATGCGTAGGAACGGAAATAATCGTAAACCATCAATCAAGGATAATAAATTCAAACAGTTGCAAGAAAGTCTTGGTTTTCATTTTAAAGATGAAAATTTATTGAAACAAGCTTTTACACATTCATCTTATGTGAATGAGCATCGCCGTAAGCCTTATGAAGATAATGAAAGGCTTGAATTCTTGGGAGACGCTGTACTTGAACTGACCATCTCTAAATACTTATATCAAAAATATCCGATGATGAGCGAAGGTGAACTTACCAAATTAAGGGCAGCCATTGTGTGTGAGCCTTCACTTGTTGCTTTTGCCAATAGCCTTTCTTACGGGGAATATGTATTGCTCGGCAAAGGGGAAGAAATGACAGGTGGAAGAGAACGCCCTGCCATGCTTGCGGATGTATTCGAAGCCTATATTGGGGCTTTGTACCTTGATCAAGGATTAGAGCCAGTTGTACAGTTTTTAAAAAATGTTGTGTTTCCGAAGATAGACGAGGGTGCTTTTTCTCATGTGATGGATTATAAGAGCCAGCTTCAAGAGCTGATCCAGCGTGATGCTATCGGTGTCCTGCAATATAAGATCTTGCAGGAAAAAGGACCAGCCCATAATCGTGAGTTTGTTTCGACCGTCTCTCTGAATGGGGAAGAGCTGGGATCTGGTATAGGAAAGTCCAAAAAAGAAGCGGAGCAGCATGCTGCCGAGCATGCATTGATCGTTTTAAAAGAAAAAAACCAACAAGATAGTTGAACAGTAGAGGGGGAAAGGTCATGTTCCTCAAACGCTTGGACGTTGTAGGATTTAAATCTTTCGCAGAAAAAATTTCGATTGATTTTGTACCTGGTGTCACGGCAGTGGTTGGACCGAACGGAAGCGGTAAAAGTAATGTGACCGATGCAGTCCGATGGGTGCTTGGAGAACAGTCTGCAAAATCGCTGCGTGGAGCAAAAATGGAAGATATCATCTTTTCGGGAAGTGACACGAGGAAAGCGTTGAATTTTGCAGAAGTATCATTGACCCTCGATAACGAGACCAATTCCCTACCAATTGACTTTCATGAAGTCAGTGTGACAAGAAGGGTTTATCGATCGGGAGAAAGTGAATTCTTTATTAATAATCAAGGTTGCCGTCTGAAAGACATCATAGACCTGTTCATGGATTCTGGTCTTGGGCGTGAAGCATTTTCCATCATCAGCCAAGGGAAAGTCGAAGAAATCCTGAGCAGTAAGGCAGAAGAAAGAAGAGTGATCTTTGAAGAAGCCGCCGGTGTCCTGAAATATAAAACAAGGAAACGAAAAGCGGAATCGAAGCTGACGGAAACGCAGGATAACTTAAACCGTGTCCATGATATCCTCCATGAATTGGAGGCACAGGTGGAACCGTTGAAAATTCAGTCTTCCCTCGCCAAGGAATTTTTGGAGAAGAAAGAAGAGCTTGAGCAAATAGAAGTAGCTTTAACCGTTTTTGAAATAGAAGAACTTTATGAAAAATGGGAAAACCTGTCCCAGGAACTTGAAAAACATAATGAAATGGAACAGCAAATGGCAGGGCAGCTTCATGATAGGGAAGCGCATCTCAAAAAGCTTCGGGATAATCTTGCGACGCTTGAGACATCGATCAATGGACTTCAGGAAATTCTTCTGAATGCCAGCGAAGAACTTGAAAAGCTTGAAGGCCGTAAAGAGGTTTTGAAAGAACGGAAAAAAAATGCTGCCCAAAACAAGTCACAGCTTGAAAAAGCGATTGTGGAAGGTGAGGCTGCTGTCGAGCGTTTATCATTGCAAAAGGAAAGAGAAACGGAAATCCTGAATGCATTGAAATTGGAAGTAAAAGGGATACAGGAAAGCCTGCATGAAAAACAAAAAAGCTTAGGCCTATTCAATAGTGATATCGAAGCCATGATTGAAGTGAAAAAGAGTGACTATATCGAGTGGTTGAACAAGCAGGCCACGGCTAAAAACGAAAAACAGTACCTGCTTCAGCAGCTAACACAGCAGGAACATAAAAATGCTAAACTTGATATGGAAAATGAAAAGTTCTTAACCGAAAGAATGGATATCACTGCGAAAAAAGTGGAATATTCACAGCTGATGGCCAATGTGACCAAGCAGCTTGAAGAGCATGTCACTTATTTCCGAAATCAGCAGAATAAATTGAATGCGGCAAAAGATACGTATCAAAAACAAGAAACCACCCTATATAAGGCCTATCAATTCCTTCAACAGGCAAAATCACGTAAGGAACTTCTTGAAGAAATGGAAGAGGATTATGCAGGCTTTTTTCAGGGTGTTAAAGAAGTTTTGAAAGCGAAAGAAACCCTTCAAGGCATTGAAGGGGCAGTTGCGGAATTGATAAAGGTTCCAAAGGAATATGAAACGGCCATAGAAACGGCTCTAGGTGGAGCGATGCAGCATGTGGTCGTGGAACGCGAAGAGCATGCACGAGAAGCCATTTCCTTCTTGAAGAAAAATAGGTATGGACGTGCAACGTTCTTGCCTTTGTCAGTCATAAAGGCAAGAGAGATTTCAGTGAACCAATTATCGATGCTGAAGAGCCATTCAGCTTTTGTGGGGACAGGTTCCTCATTGATCCAATATGATGATAGACATGCAGCAATTGCGGAAAACCTGTTAGGAACCG
It contains:
- the fapR gene encoding transcription factor FapR, with protein sequence MRRNKKERQQLLIETIKQNPFVTDEELAEKYSVSVQTIRLDRLELSIPELRERIKNVAEKKFSDEIRALPLDEIIGEVIDLNLDDNAISILDINKEHVFKRNGIARGHHLFAQANSLAVAVINDELALTAKASILFTRSVKENERVVAKAKVKNVDHTNDRSVVEVRSYVGNELVFKGEFEMYRS
- the fabD gene encoding ACP S-malonyltransferase → MGKIAFVFPGQGSQSIGMGHGLFQENERAQQIFRTADEKLDFPLSELIFNGTQQELTVTYNAQPALLTTSYAFVKELQEAGIKPDYTAGHSLGEYTALVASGAISFEDAVYTVRKRGEFMEAAVPNGQGSMAAILGMDREALSEVTSEITATGESVQLANINCPGQIVISGTSEGVKLASEKAKENGAKRALPLEVSGPFHSELMKPAAEKLQGVLDEVSFKQAEIPVISNVTAKPITAPAEIKEKLIEQLYSPVLWEDSVKNLLELGVDTFIEVGPGKVLGGLIKKIDRSVQIHSVSDIDTLTKTIETLKGEQA
- the fabG gene encoding 3-oxoacyl-[acyl-carrier-protein] reductase, translating into MILEGKKALVTGASRGIGREVALELARQGADVAINYSGSEAKANEVVDEIKALGRKAFAVQCDVANSESVTSMIKEVVEQFGRVDILVNNAGITRDNLLMRMKEEEWDSVINTNLKGVFLCTKAVTRQMMKQRSGRIINMASIVGVSGNAGQANYVAAKAGVIGLTKTTAKELASRGITVNAIAPGFISTDMTGELPEDVQKAMLAQIPLARFGDPKDIAAVASFLASDASKYMTGQTLHVDGGMVM
- a CDS encoding acyl carrier protein, coding for MADVLERVTKIVVDRLNVEESEVKLEASFKEDLGADSLDVVELVMEFEDEFDMEISDDDAEKIATVGDAVNYIQSTM
- the plsX gene encoding phosphate acyltransferase PlsX, whose amino-acid sequence is MKITIDAMGGDNAPKAQVLGAMKAVETFSDVEITLVGNEAEINQYLAKHGRIKVVHTDEKILSTDEPVRAVRRKKSASMVLAAQQVADGEADACISSGNTGALMAAGLFVVGRIEGIERPALAPTLPTIDGKGFVLLDVGANSDAKPEHLLQFAIMGSVYAQKVRGIEKPRVGLLNIGTEEKKGNELTKHAFTLLQQSPEISFIGNVEARDLLNGPADVVVTDGFTGNMVLKTLEGTAMGVFKMVKTALMSNIKSKLAAAMVKPELKGIKNKMDYSEYGGAGLFGLKAPVIKAHGSSDANAVYNAIRQTRDMVGNDVISTIAKTIEKQ
- the rnc gene encoding ribonuclease III; this translates as MRRNGNNRKPSIKDNKFKQLQESLGFHFKDENLLKQAFTHSSYVNEHRRKPYEDNERLEFLGDAVLELTISKYLYQKYPMMSEGELTKLRAAIVCEPSLVAFANSLSYGEYVLLGKGEEMTGGRERPAMLADVFEAYIGALYLDQGLEPVVQFLKNVVFPKIDEGAFSHVMDYKSQLQELIQRDAIGVLQYKILQEKGPAHNREFVSTVSLNGEELGSGIGKSKKEAEQHAAEHALIVLKEKNQQDS
- the smc gene encoding chromosome segregation protein SMC; protein product: MFLKRLDVVGFKSFAEKISIDFVPGVTAVVGPNGSGKSNVTDAVRWVLGEQSAKSLRGAKMEDIIFSGSDTRKALNFAEVSLTLDNETNSLPIDFHEVSVTRRVYRSGESEFFINNQGCRLKDIIDLFMDSGLGREAFSIISQGKVEEILSSKAEERRVIFEEAAGVLKYKTRKRKAESKLTETQDNLNRVHDILHELEAQVEPLKIQSSLAKEFLEKKEELEQIEVALTVFEIEELYEKWENLSQELEKHNEMEQQMAGQLHDREAHLKKLRDNLATLETSINGLQEILLNASEELEKLEGRKEVLKERKKNAAQNKSQLEKAIVEGEAAVERLSLQKERETEILNALKLEVKGIQESLHEKQKSLGLFNSDIEAMIEVKKSDYIEWLNKQATAKNEKQYLLQQLTQQEHKNAKLDMENEKFLTERMDITAKKVEYSQLMANVTKQLEEHVTYFRNQQNKLNAAKDTYQKQETTLYKAYQFLQQAKSRKELLEEMEEDYAGFFQGVKEVLKAKETLQGIEGAVAELIKVPKEYETAIETALGGAMQHVVVEREEHAREAISFLKKNRYGRATFLPLSVIKAREISVNQLSMLKSHSAFVGTGSSLIQYDDRHAAIAENLLGTVIITTDLKGANDLAKMMQHRFRFVTLEGDIVNPGGSMTGGALKQKTTSLLSRKTELEELNQKLAAMEAKTNQLEKQVKQLKVDVGVQEQTLEQTRKTGESLRLQEQTLKGELREVELQERNVNDRLHLYDLDKNSYLEEQQQKTARLEELEELLESCKTEIEGLDRLISDMTEQKQSQQSSKESLAEETNELRVTLASKRGQLQNQKEKMERIEADLSKETSRLAENKDDLGLLTNEMTDSSSGEESLEDMAQKKLLDKNGAIEGITIKKQEKNELLKQVETLELALKEENRVYRGIVEVIKDEEVKLTRLDVELENRLDHLREEYTLSFEGAKEQYPLMMPIEEAQKRVKLIKLAIEELGTVNIGAIDEYARVAERYEFLLSQKEDLQQAKDTLFQVIDEMDDEMKRRFADTFYSIREEFEQVFKALFGGGRAELKLTNPDDLLNTGVDIIAQPPGKKLQNLSLLSGGERALTAIALLFSILKVRPVPFCILDEVEAALDEANVVRFSQFLRKFSRETQFIVITHRKGTMEEADVLYGITMQESGVSKLVSVRMEESENFIEV